A stretch of Sphingomonas sp. JUb134 DNA encodes these proteins:
- a CDS encoding low affinity iron permease family protein — protein sequence MDNIFTAISTRIATAAGQPLTFVLALVTILAWGVSGPIFGYSDTWQLVINTATTIVTFLMVFLIQNSQNRDAAAMQAKLDELIRALGPARGEFIGIEHLTDRQIEQIRAALEQEAGHEPGKIGTVDDSVETLLKRR from the coding sequence CTGGACAACATCTTCACTGCCATATCGACCCGCATCGCAACTGCTGCCGGACAGCCGCTGACGTTCGTGCTTGCGCTCGTTACGATCCTAGCCTGGGGGGTTAGCGGGCCGATCTTCGGCTATTCCGACACGTGGCAGCTGGTGATCAACACCGCGACCACCATCGTCACCTTCCTGATGGTGTTCCTGATCCAGAACTCCCAGAACCGGGACGCAGCGGCGATGCAGGCGAAGCTCGACGAGCTCATCCGTGCCCTTGGCCCGGCTCGCGGCGAGTTCATCGGCATCGAGCATCTGACCGACCGGCAGATCGAGCAGATCCGGGCTGCGCTGGAGCAGGAGGCCGGCCATGAGCCGGGCAAGATCGGCACCGTCGACGACAGCGTGGAGACGCTGCTCAAGCGTCGCTAA